The Calditerrivibrio nitroreducens DSM 19672 genome window below encodes:
- the cas1 gene encoding CRISPR-associated endonuclease Cas1: MVVYINEQGAVINISGERIILKKAGQIIAVFLTKDLDQVVLMGNIGLTTQSIRHFLQNKIDVVFTSASGKYEGRLVQELGKNVALRRLQFEATQDEKFKFKIAKSIIYGKYKNSISALRKLNYYHKSKEVSDILNQLTARHNDLTAAETYESLLGYEGIISSIYFSAFDCLLNKEIKFEKRTRRPPQNEFNALLSFGYTILSNLIRTEVYITGLDPYFGVLHAEDYGRPSLVLDLMEEFRAIAVDMPAINAVNKGLITKSDFVLNDDGDEDHLPIQLTIFGRKKWLSILEKRFNSFLWFQPKNQKTTLRNIIKYQCYLISKSFIEKAIYQPFILI, translated from the coding sequence ATGGTAGTATATATCAATGAACAAGGGGCAGTTATCAATATATCTGGGGAGAGGATAATTTTAAAAAAAGCCGGGCAAATTATTGCCGTATTTTTAACGAAAGATCTGGATCAGGTTGTACTTATGGGAAATATTGGACTTACCACTCAGTCGATAAGACATTTCTTACAAAATAAAATAGACGTTGTTTTTACCTCTGCATCTGGAAAGTATGAAGGAAGACTTGTACAAGAATTAGGTAAAAATGTTGCACTTAGAAGATTACAGTTTGAAGCAACACAAGATGAAAAATTTAAATTTAAAATTGCAAAGAGTATCATATATGGAAAATACAAAAACAGCATATCTGCACTTAGAAAACTAAACTATTATCACAAATCCAAAGAGGTATCCGATATTTTAAACCAATTGACTGCCCGTCATAATGATTTGACCGCGGCTGAAACCTATGAGTCTCTTCTGGGATATGAAGGTATCATCTCCAGCATCTATTTCTCTGCATTTGACTGTCTCTTGAATAAAGAAATCAAATTTGAGAAACGCACTCGAAGGCCACCACAAAATGAATTTAATGCATTACTGAGTTTTGGTTACACAATACTTTCAAATTTGATAAGAACAGAAGTTTATATCACAGGACTCGATCCATACTTTGGTGTTCTCCATGCAGAAGACTACGGGAGGCCTTCACTGGTACTCGATCTCATGGAAGAATTCAGAGCCATAGCAGTGGATATGCCAGCTATAAACGCTGTCAACAAAGGTCTAATAACCAAATCTGATTTTGTTTTGAATGATGACGGAGACGAAGATCATTTACCAATCCAGCTGACAATTTTCGGTAGAAAAAAATGGTTGTCAATTTTGGAAAAGAGGTTTAATTCTTTTCTTTGGTTTCAACCAAAAAACCAGAAAACAACCTTAAGAAACATAATCAAATATCAATGTTACCTAATCAGTAAATCTTTCATTGAAAAGGCGATATATCAACCATTCATATTGATCTGA
- a CDS encoding ComF family protein, giving the protein MFDEIFYSECLYCSTAVMYRETICEACFSEIKKVIHRCRLCGYPLNVEAEVCKNCLESKYYDKLFIPFWYTSVVKSVLKKIKFRYNIKGYRLIDELVRKNLMKMDRYDVITYVPSTFMRRFRRFVHPAEYIANILSDIYMTPCEPLLKRVRNTSYQWRLKKKERLKNVSEAFTPKKELFDLKILLVDDIITTGATLNECAKMLKGAGARKVDCYVLSKGLF; this is encoded by the coding sequence GTGTTTGATGAGATATTTTATTCGGAATGTTTGTATTGTTCTACTGCTGTAATGTATAGAGAAACTATCTGCGAAGCCTGTTTTAGTGAGATAAAAAAGGTTATCCATCGGTGTAGATTATGTGGCTATCCTTTAAACGTTGAAGCAGAAGTTTGTAAAAATTGTCTTGAATCAAAGTATTATGATAAATTATTCATTCCATTCTGGTATACTTCGGTGGTAAAAAGTGTTTTAAAGAAGATAAAATTCCGCTATAATATAAAAGGATACAGGCTAATTGATGAGTTGGTGCGGAAGAATCTCATGAAAATGGATAGATATGATGTTATAACCTATGTGCCATCAACATTCATGAGAAGATTCAGAAGATTTGTTCATCCGGCTGAGTATATAGCTAATATACTATCAGATATTTACATGACACCATGCGAGCCGCTTTTAAAGAGAGTGAGAAACACTTCATATCAATGGAGATTGAAAAAGAAGGAGAGATTAAAAAATGTGTCAGAAGCTTTTACTCCAAAAAAGGAGCTTTTTGATTTGAAAATTTTATTGGTAGATGATATAATTACTACAGGTGCCACCTTAAACGAGTGCGCCAAAATGTTGAAAGGAGCAGGAGCCAGGAAGGTTGACTGTTATGTTCTTTCGAAGGGGTTATTTTAA
- the csm4 gene encoding type III-A CRISPR-associated RAMP protein Csm4: MEYYKIRLKPKSSFGTLPMSDTIFGQMVWTLRRMGFDVDKMLENYLEEPFLVVSDFLLDDCGIVPKIPARYSVGKSKEDKLDMLLNRKSLKQKGYIPISTIIKEPTLTREKIVDKSRSIGNQHYQTSDVVRCSTNRLTSTTGDGFSPYTVIEHFYNGIDFSFYFFCSDDLKEYVLKALEIIGEIGFGKDASVGKGKFDVIVGSCEKVSVEKERANAVYTLSNCYLQGIDARNAYYEPFTRFGKHGDILAITGNPFKNPVVMARQGALIVFGEQLPSKCYIGKGIKSLSFHQETVMQGYSLYIPVYLEEDL, encoded by the coding sequence ATGGAATATTATAAAATACGTTTAAAACCAAAGTCTTCTTTTGGTACTTTACCGATGTCTGATACGATTTTTGGTCAGATGGTATGGACTCTAAGACGGATGGGGTTTGATGTGGATAAGATGCTCGAAAACTACCTTGAGGAACCATTTTTGGTGGTATCAGATTTTTTGCTGGATGATTGTGGCATAGTCCCAAAGATTCCTGCCAGATACTCAGTTGGTAAGTCAAAAGAAGATAAGCTTGATATGCTACTGAATAGAAAAAGCCTGAAGCAAAAGGGGTATATACCGATCAGTACTATAATTAAAGAGCCAACACTCACAAGAGAAAAGATAGTTGATAAGTCAAGATCTATTGGCAATCAGCACTATCAGACATCAGATGTGGTGAGGTGCTCAACAAATAGGCTCACTTCAACTACGGGGGATGGTTTTTCTCCATATACCGTCATTGAGCATTTTTATAATGGTATCGATTTTAGCTTCTATTTTTTTTGTAGTGATGACCTGAAGGAATATGTATTAAAAGCTCTCGAAATTATTGGGGAAATAGGATTTGGTAAGGATGCTTCAGTGGGAAAGGGTAAGTTTGATGTTATCGTTGGTAGCTGTGAAAAGGTATCGGTAGAAAAAGAGAGGGCTAATGCAGTCTATACCCTGTCTAATTGCTATCTTCAGGGCATAGATGCCAGAAATGCATATTATGAACCTTTTACACGGTTTGGAAAACATGGGGATATATTGGCTATTACAGGTAATCCTTTTAAAAATCCTGTTGTAATGGCAAGGCAGGGGGCTTTGATAGTTTTTGGTGAACAGCTTCCTTCAAAGTGTTATATCGGTAAAGGTATTAAGAGTTTGTCATTTCACCAGGAGACTGTCATGCAGGGGTATTCTTTGTATATTCCAGTATACTTAGAGGAGGATTTATGA
- the csm5 gene encoding type III-A CRISPR-associated RAMP protein Csm5 yields MRVGHQLYYKVKYVPISPVHVGTGEEIDPLDYTIKNKVLYKINFVKFVENLSEHDKNQLLMHSKLPSVNSLMKVRTFINTIFDPSTMKDAIIESYPVDESIQARFSSRLSKFANEDPKNRQINELSIMEVYRNGLLPLIPGSSIKGAIRTAFLNHLLKDKDDRAREDILKNNFHGNKDPFDSLKVSDTYREKSDITVGFFINLPANLFAVDKIKGGLSVMAEVILPGKVYQGDIRFIADGRLFVKNENRYFSILRNMISNIESLFRICNEHYFPIFEKEYNMIKKENSENNFIKRVDYEKNNYLEQIRNNKVGLIRVGRHSGFEAVSIKGSKVKIKTKNGYDMRDASTTSWYCSFSDSGEPKNTNNVLPCGWMILKKDE; encoded by the coding sequence ATGAGAGTTGGGCATCAGCTGTATTATAAAGTAAAGTATGTTCCGATTAGCCCGGTTCATGTTGGGACTGGAGAGGAGATTGATCCGCTGGATTATACAATAAAAAACAAAGTTCTTTACAAGATAAATTTTGTTAAATTTGTGGAAAATCTTTCGGAACATGATAAAAACCAACTTTTGATGCATTCAAAATTGCCATCGGTAAATTCATTGATGAAAGTTAGGACATTTATTAATACAATCTTTGACCCCTCAACTATGAAAGATGCTATAATTGAATCATACCCAGTTGATGAATCTATACAGGCAAGGTTTAGTAGTCGTTTGAGCAAATTTGCAAATGAAGATCCAAAAAATCGTCAAATAAATGAACTTAGCATTATGGAGGTATACAGAAATGGGTTACTTCCCCTTATCCCTGGTTCATCGATAAAAGGTGCCATACGAACAGCTTTTCTCAATCATTTATTAAAGGACAAAGATGATAGAGCGAGGGAAGATATCTTGAAGAATAATTTTCATGGGAATAAAGATCCTTTTGATAGCTTGAAAGTTTCTGATACTTATAGGGAAAAATCTGATATTACGGTAGGTTTTTTTATAAATCTGCCGGCTAATCTGTTTGCTGTGGATAAAATAAAAGGTGGTCTTTCTGTTATGGCTGAGGTAATTTTACCAGGCAAGGTTTATCAGGGGGACATCAGATTTATAGCAGATGGTAGGTTATTTGTTAAAAATGAAAACCGATATTTTAGTATATTAAGAAATATGATATCTAATATCGAATCGCTTTTTAGAATCTGCAATGAACATTATTTCCCGATTTTTGAAAAGGAATATAATATGATAAAAAAAGAGAATAGTGAAAATAATTTCATAAAAAGGGTTGACTACGAAAAGAATAATTATTTGGAACAAATTAGGAATAATAAGGTAGGTCTTATAAGGGTTGGCAGACATAGTGGTTTTGAAGCTGTCTCGATTAAGGGCAGTAAAGTCAAAATAAAAACAAAGAATGGATATGATATGCGTGACGCATCTACAACCAGTTGGTATTGTTCTTTTTCGGATAGTGGTGAACCTAAGAATACCAACAATGTTTTGCCATGTGGATGGATGATCTTAAAAAAAGATGAGTAG
- the csx20 gene encoding CRISPR-associated protein Csx20: MKIYLLFSHTLTDEQKSELEKMGVSDIIPIPEDLQFIWSNMPPAGELNITVLNEIIDWLSGSASEGDYILIQGDFGATYYMVNWAFKSGLIPIYATTERVVLEENKEGDRIVKKNIFRHVNFRRYVAFE, encoded by the coding sequence ATGAAAATATATTTGTTGTTTAGCCATACGCTTACAGATGAACAAAAATCTGAGTTGGAAAAAATGGGGGTATCAGACATAATTCCTATACCGGAAGATTTACAGTTTATATGGTCAAATATGCCACCAGCTGGTGAGTTAAATATAACAGTTTTGAATGAAATAATAGATTGGCTGAGTGGATCGGCTTCAGAAGGTGACTACATCCTCATACAAGGAGACTTTGGTGCTACGTATTATATGGTAAATTGGGCATTCAAATCTGGGCTTATTCCGATATACGCCACTACTGAAAGGGTGGTACTTGAGGAAAATAAAGAAGGGGATAGGATTGTGAAAAAGAATATATTTCGGCACGTTAATTTTAGAAGATATGTTGCTTTCGAATAG
- a CDS encoding CRISPR-associated primase-polymerase type A1 encodes MMEQDLNIQELTQKIEEYERNNEFDRMIQYLNLGLQKDPTNKNFLLKILDYYLNDANPSRALKTLEKLIRLEPDNSVYYKQAITILLEFNKIELAKKLAKIGFSNTNDQSIVDMIKNIENSTANSSITPMLEDFDKETVTLLYSLFSGREGVYARQWKNTEGVTGYIPVREPLNEKTIINHLNGNITIGIYQHRLDSTINWICFDIDIAKHVLNNALTNNDYFKELDNLCQDIAVEIYDECAKFNIPVYLENSGYKGRHCWIFAEKPINARIAKKFGDTLKANLKKIIPEVSVEVFPKQNFVKPDGLGNLVKLPLGIHIATGKRSFFVDRHGKEIKNVNDFLKKIGKTDEKRLIEYLNYYRIETIYSEYSKKSTSPGETISFPQPHKSFNLETDRSFQYIIYKCPVIKELYNNAIKKNELSYDEMIVITHTLGHLENGVEIVNSIFSKCFNVSAEKYLKSQLKGNPISCARIRSKIPEITSSVNCNCQFVNTEGLYPSPVLHFNTKEIPSKLPILINVDMLNFQNVLDSYISLKKQYFEISLTLKEYEEKFETLFKTSGVDKINTPIGTFRRVVDENGKISYKIDV; translated from the coding sequence ATGATGGAACAAGACCTTAACATTCAAGAACTCACCCAAAAAATTGAAGAATATGAGAGAAACAATGAGTTTGACAGGATGATTCAATACCTAAACCTTGGTTTACAAAAAGACCCCACCAACAAAAATTTTCTCCTGAAGATTTTAGATTACTACTTAAATGATGCTAATCCTTCGAGAGCACTAAAAACACTGGAAAAACTGATAAGACTCGAGCCAGACAATAGTGTATATTACAAACAGGCAATAACGATTCTACTTGAATTTAACAAAATAGAGTTGGCAAAAAAACTTGCAAAAATAGGATTTTCCAATACGAATGACCAATCAATAGTCGATATGATCAAAAATATAGAAAATTCCACGGCCAACTCTTCCATTACACCGATGTTGGAGGATTTTGATAAAGAAACTGTAACTCTACTATATTCACTCTTTAGTGGGAGAGAAGGTGTATACGCAAGGCAATGGAAAAATACTGAAGGGGTTACAGGTTATATCCCAGTGAGGGAACCATTAAATGAAAAAACAATCATAAATCATCTAAATGGAAACATTACAATAGGGATTTATCAACATCGTCTGGATTCCACAATAAATTGGATCTGTTTTGATATCGATATAGCTAAACATGTCTTGAACAACGCATTAACAAACAACGATTATTTTAAAGAGCTTGACAATCTCTGCCAGGATATAGCTGTGGAAATATATGACGAATGTGCAAAATTCAATATTCCTGTTTATTTAGAAAATAGTGGATACAAAGGAAGACACTGCTGGATCTTTGCCGAAAAACCTATAAATGCAAGAATCGCAAAAAAATTTGGCGATACTCTAAAGGCAAATTTAAAAAAGATAATTCCAGAGGTATCAGTCGAGGTATTTCCAAAGCAAAATTTTGTCAAACCTGATGGATTGGGAAATCTTGTAAAGCTCCCACTTGGAATACATATTGCCACTGGTAAAAGGAGTTTTTTCGTAGATAGGCACGGAAAAGAGATAAAAAATGTGAACGATTTCTTAAAGAAAATAGGAAAGACAGACGAGAAAAGATTAATTGAATATTTAAATTATTATAGAATTGAAACAATCTACTCCGAATACTCAAAAAAATCAACATCACCAGGGGAAACCATCTCATTTCCACAGCCTCACAAAAGCTTCAATCTCGAAACAGACAGATCTTTCCAGTATATAATCTACAAGTGTCCAGTTATAAAAGAGCTATACAATAATGCCATCAAGAAGAATGAACTCTCCTACGATGAAATGATAGTAATCACCCATACTCTTGGACATCTCGAAAACGGTGTAGAGATAGTAAACTCAATTTTTTCTAAATGCTTTAATGTATCAGCAGAAAAGTACCTAAAATCACAATTAAAAGGCAACCCCATCAGTTGTGCCAGAATAAGAAGTAAAATACCGGAGATTACATCTTCGGTAAACTGTAACTGCCAATTCGTAAATACGGAAGGACTATACCCATCACCAGTTTTACACTTCAATACCAAAGAGATACCTTCAAAATTACCAATTTTAATAAATGTAGATATGCTAAATTTTCAAAACGTATTGGATTCTTACATCTCACTAAAAAAGCAGTATTTTGAAATTAGCCTCACCTTAAAAGAATATGAGGAAAAATTTGAAACCCTCTTCAAAACCTCAGGGGTGGACAAGATAAATACCCCCATAGGAACTTTCAGAAGGGTTGTGGATGAAAATGGTAAAATAAGCTATAAAATCGATGTTTAA
- a CDS encoding PAS domain-containing protein, with protein sequence MIDIEQLLTYINLEEFTNIFVYHQDEHVFRYYSNGKFVNTEVPDFLKRHLLNDNTSLYLFRKNDNILTFYFFRLHIQNKHFVVIIQDSKDGKYLNRFISSLFENLWELKLGSVQLNKEIDFLRDELNVCEKELNEKEQELNRLSELLSSKETLLESLEESVSILKKSRQKMLKLIDGFNMPFFSMDINYDLNNVNLAAGKFAGETNLPRLVGGKCFKMIYNFPEPCKWCKYEEIKQTKSCVKQHIHYEKDGVKYVFEQSMFPIFDQDGNLIEVGEYINDITHQYELLESLKKSEQELVQVSKKNIESINEIGALKKAYEDLSNEYEKAKAKIAKLTSVLGTLVQQDTVNELLQLRGEKKELEIKLAKALTIIKNFTKKHEENESKIESIAKKSLYSVERLLNILNNKKKIDDEELKKVFDFLSGQILYIKQIIEKQEEKNESKSSN encoded by the coding sequence ATGATAGATATTGAGCAATTGTTAACCTACATCAATCTTGAGGAATTTACAAATATATTTGTTTACCATCAGGATGAACATGTTTTCAGATATTACAGCAATGGTAAATTTGTAAACACTGAGGTTCCAGATTTTTTAAAACGACATCTATTGAATGATAACACTAGCCTGTATCTATTCCGAAAGAATGATAATATCCTTACTTTTTATTTTTTTAGATTACATATTCAGAATAAGCATTTTGTGGTGATTATTCAGGACTCTAAAGATGGAAAATATCTTAATAGGTTTATTTCTTCTCTTTTTGAAAATCTGTGGGAGCTAAAATTGGGGTCTGTTCAGTTAAACAAAGAGATAGATTTTTTAAGGGACGAACTTAATGTGTGTGAAAAAGAATTAAATGAAAAAGAGCAGGAGCTAAATCGTCTTAGCGAACTTTTAAGCTCCAAAGAGACGCTGCTGGAAAGCCTCGAAGAGAGTGTATCCATTCTAAAGAAAAGTCGCCAAAAGATGCTGAAACTGATTGATGGTTTTAATATGCCGTTTTTCTCTATGGATATAAATTATGACTTGAATAACGTAAATCTCGCTGCTGGTAAATTTGCAGGGGAGACAAACCTTCCAAGGTTGGTGGGGGGAAAATGTTTTAAAATGATTTATAATTTTCCGGAACCGTGTAAATGGTGTAAGTATGAAGAGATAAAACAAACCAAAAGTTGTGTTAAACAGCATATTCATTACGAAAAAGATGGCGTTAAATACGTTTTTGAGCAGAGTATGTTTCCCATATTTGATCAAGATGGGAATTTGATAGAGGTGGGTGAATATATCAACGATATTACGCATCAGTATGAACTTCTGGAATCTTTGAAAAAATCTGAACAGGAGCTGGTACAGGTAAGTAAAAAAAATATTGAATCTATCAATGAAATTGGAGCATTGAAAAAAGCCTATGAGGATCTTTCCAATGAATATGAGAAGGCTAAAGCAAAAATAGCTAAATTAACCTCTGTTTTGGGTACGTTGGTTCAGCAAGACACTGTAAATGAACTACTTCAGCTAAGGGGAGAAAAAAAGGAGCTTGAGATAAAACTTGCCAAGGCACTTACCATAATAAAGAATTTCACTAAGAAACATGAAGAAAATGAATCGAAAATTGAGTCGATTGCAAAAAAATCACTCTATTCAGTGGAAAGACTATTGAATATTTTAAACAATAAAAAGAAAATAGATGACGAAGAATTAAAAAAAGTTTTTGACTTTTTAAGCGGACAGATATTATATATTAAGCAGATTATAGAAAAACAGGAGGAAAAGAATGAGTCTAAAAGTAGCAATTAA
- the cas2 gene encoding CRISPR-associated endonuclease Cas2: MEKFYVISYDIADDRKRYRVDKLLKNNGMRVQKSVFECRLTDAQFLTLKMELGKIINYNTDSVRFYYLCKHCVDMIEYIGNSVFLEKNDFLII, encoded by the coding sequence ATGGAGAAATTTTACGTGATCAGCTATGATATTGCTGATGATAGGAAAAGGTATCGTGTGGACAAGTTGCTAAAGAATAATGGGATGAGAGTGCAAAAATCTGTGTTTGAATGTCGATTGACAGATGCTCAATTTTTAACCCTGAAAATGGAGCTCGGAAAGATTATCAACTATAATACAGATTCCGTTAGATTTTATTATCTGTGTAAACACTGTGTGGATATGATTGAGTATATCGGAAATTCTGTATTTCTTGAAAAAAATGATTTTTTGATTATTTAA
- a CDS encoding tetratricopeptide repeat protein has product MEDSDKKRKEAMLLRQQHRYEEALPIYRQLWENDQRNPWDGWGLALCLQQLKQYKESIDICEEIIKKHGNYDYIKNLYIWSLFYYIKNETLSNDEFEYIAKKILENTTNEDKIFSAVILKWIHRLKGEPNYPALKILKLLDMLDINRLNKEALEITQDGKKIEIASEYEQYFMHKSKALYELSEYEKCIEISNAAITSLKRFHYNNDIWFKWRIALSFKNMQRYDESLEKLIEIVRIKKDWFIQKEIAEIYFIQNKYDDALSFAIDSILNAGEIDKKIYVIILLCEIFEKKQMHYEAGLHYLLAKNIIDKNGWKIQVPIQLKDKFNDFGAQANDIHRELKKIWNQINDAKMDRYDGIIINYLSNNQAGFIKCHNQTYYFKVADLYGKKEDYSIGTKVTFSLVDSYDKKKNKPVKNAVKIKKIS; this is encoded by the coding sequence ATGGAAGACTCAGATAAAAAAAGAAAAGAAGCCATGTTATTAAGACAACAGCATAGATACGAAGAGGCATTACCTATATACAGACAACTCTGGGAAAATGATCAGAGAAATCCTTGGGACGGATGGGGACTTGCCTTATGCCTTCAACAGCTGAAACAATATAAAGAATCGATTGATATATGCGAAGAAATAATCAAAAAACACGGTAATTATGATTATATTAAAAATCTATACATCTGGTCTCTTTTTTACTACATCAAAAATGAAACATTGTCTAATGATGAATTTGAGTATATTGCAAAGAAAATCCTGGAAAATACAACAAATGAAGATAAAATTTTTTCTGCCGTTATTCTAAAATGGATACATCGATTGAAAGGCGAACCAAACTATCCAGCTTTAAAAATTTTAAAGCTACTTGATATGCTTGATATAAATAGATTGAATAAAGAAGCCTTAGAAATTACCCAGGACGGCAAAAAAATAGAAATAGCTTCCGAGTATGAACAATATTTTATGCATAAATCAAAGGCTCTTTATGAATTAAGTGAATACGAAAAATGCATTGAAATATCAAATGCAGCAATAACATCTCTGAAAAGGTTTCACTACAACAATGATATCTGGTTTAAATGGCGTATCGCACTTTCATTCAAAAATATGCAAAGATATGATGAATCACTTGAAAAATTGATTGAAATTGTAAGAATCAAAAAAGATTGGTTTATTCAAAAAGAGATTGCAGAAATATATTTTATTCAGAATAAGTACGATGATGCTCTATCTTTTGCAATAGATTCTATCTTAAATGCTGGTGAAATTGATAAAAAAATATATGTGATAATACTTTTGTGCGAAATTTTTGAGAAAAAGCAGATGCACTATGAGGCGGGATTACATTATTTATTGGCAAAAAATATTATAGATAAAAATGGATGGAAAATACAGGTACCTATACAGTTAAAAGATAAATTCAATGATTTTGGAGCACAAGCCAATGATATTCACAGAGAGTTAAAAAAAATCTGGAATCAAATAAACGATGCAAAAATGGATAGATATGATGGAATAATAATTAATTATTTATCAAATAATCAAGCCGGTTTTATAAAGTGTCATAATCAAACATATTATTTTAAAGTAGCAGATCTTTATGGCAAAAAAGAAGATTACTCCATTGGTACGAAAGTAACTTTTTCCCTTGTGGACTCCTACGATAAAAAGAAGAACAAACCTGTAAAAAATGCAGTAAAAATAAAGAAAATTTCTTAG
- a CDS encoding SAVED domain-containing protein has translation MSPLSKYFEPEKYKILLNSIRDGNFLPGLELEDYYRAFSDETFRDEEYLKSTLFLAIRRYSKFQNLKLLSNHFKMDEDNLRVLLNEDYKIASFPIVDNSQAELANLYVIELEDNCQTLSFPNTDMFRLDYLQNIKKALGKNFFVFFDRFFTGRSFGLALAACFFIKDEIREKLLFTGEVRADGRVYDVDGIGLKTEIAKANKRYLVGSTHVNSITELKYLDRNCIDVPFIQLFGKSKNELNKNFSKLKEFISDGRVMVDVLGFSDENLSVFCEDFIENNIDTYLNYLRDFYYKVKRVYEIDFEVNLHLLGSLSSFAFLMGLVLGAKKRFVIYHYQDGGVHKVFDFMKQSVRVLKSKKNHYEYLKFQIFYNDPDSDELLVSLYIASHNPVNDAAKFAKEKLNCNMVEIRLKEQQGYLPLDNEKIWIDVVSEIYSLLTENILDFKNVIKKYHFIFSVPVPIAFALGMAIGDYKKILVYNFDKQIGSYIKVFDSDLKEELPMNAF, from the coding sequence ATGAGTCCTTTATCGAAATATTTCGAACCTGAAAAATACAAAATATTGCTAAACTCAATCAGAGACGGTAATTTTCTGCCAGGTTTAGAGCTGGAGGATTATTATAGGGCGTTTAGCGATGAAACTTTTAGAGATGAAGAATATCTGAAGTCAACCCTTTTTCTTGCTATAAGAAGGTACTCAAAATTTCAGAATTTAAAATTGCTTTCAAATCATTTTAAAATGGATGAGGATAATTTGAGGGTTTTATTAAATGAGGATTATAAAATTGCTTCATTTCCTATTGTGGATAATTCTCAAGCAGAATTGGCAAATCTTTATGTCATAGAATTAGAAGATAATTGTCAGACTTTGAGCTTTCCTAATACGGATATGTTTAGATTGGACTATCTTCAAAATATAAAAAAGGCTCTTGGTAAAAACTTTTTTGTCTTTTTCGATAGATTTTTTACAGGTAGATCATTTGGCCTGGCATTGGCTGCTTGCTTTTTTATAAAGGATGAAATAAGAGAAAAATTACTTTTTACAGGTGAAGTTAGGGCTGATGGAAGGGTGTATGATGTTGATGGTATTGGACTTAAGACCGAAATTGCAAAGGCAAACAAAAGATATCTGGTGGGTAGTACACATGTAAATTCGATTACGGAATTGAAATATCTTGATAGGAATTGTATCGATGTCCCATTTATTCAATTATTTGGTAAAAGCAAAAATGAACTTAATAAAAATTTTTCGAAGCTGAAAGAATTTATATCAGATGGAAGGGTAATGGTTGATGTTTTGGGTTTTTCTGATGAGAATCTTTCTGTATTTTGTGAAGACTTCATTGAGAATAACATAGATACTTACCTAAATTATCTGAGAGATTTTTACTACAAGGTGAAAAGGGTTTATGAAATCGATTTTGAAGTGAATTTACATCTACTTGGTAGTCTTTCATCTTTTGCATTTTTGATGGGTCTTGTTTTGGGTGCCAAAAAAAGGTTTGTAATATACCATTATCAAGATGGTGGAGTACACAAAGTATTCGATTTTATGAAACAGAGTGTGAGAGTTTTAAAATCTAAAAAAAATCATTATGAATACTTAAAGTTTCAGATTTTTTATAATGATCCAGACTCTGATGAATTGCTTGTGTCATTGTATATTGCAAGTCATAATCCTGTAAATGATGCTGCGAAATTTGCTAAAGAGAAGCTGAATTGCAATATGGTTGAAATAAGGCTGAAAGAACAACAAGGCTATCTGCCATTGGATAATGAAAAAATCTGGATCGATGTCGTTAGTGAGATATATAGTTTATTGACAGAAAATATTTTAGATTTTAAAAATGTGATAAAAAAGTACCATTTTATTTTTAGTGTCCCTGTTCCTATTGCATTTGCGCTGGGTATGGCAATTGGAGACTATAAAAAGATATTAGTTTACAATTTTGACAAGCAAATCGGAAGTTACATTAAAGTATTTGATTCAGACTTAAAAGAAGAGCTGCCAATGAATGCTTTTTAG